From a region of the Chitinophaga caseinilytica genome:
- a CDS encoding tetratricopeptide repeat-containing sensor histidine kinase: MFRILSSFSFRSLPAVILLVMCAHACRQPVRPAPETITAVPSADTAAIRTLLRSAKAIAESIPDSASKMYDSAWRMSLAAKDTWAISMSLLGKGNAVSDTDFLLAREYYRGSLRLALAVDSFELAGRAATSAGSTFLQTGPPDSAVKAYMYALDLYSKTDNPTAKSSTYNNLAIAFTQLEQDEKSKEYRRKAIAGYRTASDTPNLVRSLINMGSRLEYPEPIPYFLEAISLSDRSNFPLGKFYARLGIGEMYVSKANYDSASHFLRQAEAITALQPVSKQYMSVMYAVMARMYYLQQQYATSRAYFGKSTKIALELGKLDLLEKQYRVLTKVNIMLGLREESVDAFDKFNTYRDSMQNLQVEQSINEMETQYRTAEKDLQLAQQERNLARKQLEIRNRNAGIYALSGIVLLLIVGGGAYMLHIRQKQLLAAQKLLTMEREAELEKVQAAMEAEEKERARIARNLHDGAGSILSGVKLYLASLENQYRDLTGSPAYKDTIGLLNDAVSEIRETSHNLMPKTLHLEGIHSAIRDYCEKVGRSEQLGVEFLSYGEPARFDIDFELMIFRTFQELLNNVFKHAQATQVIVQLSFSPEVFSLTVEDDGKGMNDKQGDGIGMFAIHARVEAFRGTMDVGSSESGTSINLQFPVPATAAIEKIS; the protein is encoded by the coding sequence ATGTTCCGCATCCTCTCTTCATTCAGCTTTCGGTCGCTGCCGGCCGTCATATTGCTCGTTATGTGCGCGCATGCCTGCCGGCAACCTGTTCGCCCTGCGCCGGAAACGATAACGGCCGTCCCTTCCGCCGATACCGCGGCTATCCGCACATTACTTCGCTCCGCAAAAGCCATCGCCGAATCGATTCCCGATTCCGCATCGAAAATGTATGATTCCGCCTGGCGGATGAGCCTCGCGGCCAAAGACACCTGGGCAATCAGCATGAGCCTTTTGGGAAAAGGGAATGCAGTATCCGATACCGATTTTTTGCTCGCCCGCGAATATTACCGCGGGTCGCTCCGGCTCGCCCTCGCGGTCGACAGTTTCGAACTGGCCGGCAGAGCTGCCACGAGCGCCGGCAGCACTTTCCTGCAGACCGGCCCGCCCGATTCCGCCGTGAAAGCCTATATGTACGCCCTCGATCTCTATTCAAAAACGGATAATCCAACCGCCAAATCCAGCACCTATAACAATCTCGCCATCGCGTTCACGCAACTGGAGCAAGACGAAAAATCGAAGGAATACCGGAGGAAAGCGATCGCCGGCTACCGCACGGCCAGCGATACCCCGAACCTCGTGCGCAGCCTCATCAACATGGGTTCCCGGCTGGAATACCCGGAGCCCATCCCGTACTTCCTCGAGGCGATATCGCTGAGCGACAGATCCAACTTCCCCCTGGGGAAATTTTATGCGCGCCTCGGCATCGGGGAAATGTACGTCTCGAAAGCGAACTATGATTCCGCTTCCCATTTCCTCCGGCAGGCGGAAGCCATTACCGCGCTGCAACCCGTCAGCAAACAATACATGAGCGTCATGTACGCCGTGATGGCCAGGATGTATTACCTGCAGCAACAGTACGCCACATCGCGCGCGTATTTTGGGAAGTCGACGAAGATCGCCCTGGAACTGGGGAAGCTGGATTTGCTCGAAAAGCAATACCGCGTGCTCACCAAAGTGAATATCATGCTGGGTTTGCGGGAGGAGTCGGTGGATGCGTTCGATAAATTCAATACCTATCGCGATAGCATGCAAAACCTCCAGGTCGAGCAATCGATCAATGAAATGGAAACCCAATACCGCACGGCGGAAAAAGATCTCCAGCTGGCGCAGCAGGAGCGCAACCTCGCCCGCAAACAGCTCGAGATCCGCAACCGGAACGCGGGCATCTACGCGCTTTCGGGCATCGTGCTGCTGCTCATCGTGGGCGGCGGCGCATATATGCTCCACATCCGCCAGAAACAGCTGCTCGCCGCGCAGAAATTGCTGACGATGGAACGCGAAGCTGAACTGGAAAAAGTGCAGGCCGCGATGGAAGCCGAAGAGAAAGAGCGCGCCCGCATCGCCAGGAACCTCCACGACGGGGCGGGCTCCATCCTTTCTGGCGTAAAACTGTACCTCGCTTCCCTCGAAAACCAGTACCGCGACCTGACCGGCTCGCCCGCATACAAAGACACGATCGGCCTGCTCAACGACGCCGTTTCCGAAATCCGCGAAACATCCCACAACCTCATGCCCAAAACCCTCCACCTCGAAGGCATCCATTCCGCCATCCGCGACTATTGCGAAAAAGTAGGCCGGAGCGAGCAACTGGGCGTGGAATTCCTTTCGTACGGCGAGCCCGCGCGGTTCGATATCGATTTCGAACTGATGATCTTCCGCACCTTCCAGGAACTGCTGAACAATGTTTTCAAACACGCACAGGCTACGCAGGTGATCGTTCAGCTGTCGTTTTCGCCGGAAGTATTTTCATTGACGGTGGAAGACGACGGGAAAGGGATGAACGATAAACAGGGAGACGGTATCGGGATGTTCGCCATCCACGCGCGGGTAGAGGCTTTCCGCGGAACGATGGATGTGGGTTCCTCCGAATCCGGTACATCCATCAACCTTCAGTTTCCCGTTCCCGCAACAGCTGCCATCGAAAAAATATCATAA
- a CDS encoding DeoR/GlpR family DNA-binding transcription regulator codes for MNITERHQLILQELQEKGKVDIQELSERLQVSGVTIRKDLKLLEEKKLLFRTKGGGSTQNPYAIERPINEKEFIRMEEKKKIARAAMELIGHNDSIIIGSGTTVFELARILHPSKHITVITPALKVALELCNRPNVDVLQIGGLIHQSSSAAAGSFAERLLDDISCGVLFVGVDGIDPEFGLSITNLAEASLNMKMIGLAQTVVVMADSSKFDRRGIGRICSLEQVDFIITDNQVDSATVQMLQDRGVKVILAP; via the coding sequence ATGAACATCACGGAAAGGCACCAATTGATACTCCAGGAGCTGCAGGAGAAAGGGAAAGTAGATATCCAGGAACTGAGCGAAAGGCTGCAGGTATCTGGCGTTACCATCCGCAAAGACCTCAAGCTGCTGGAAGAAAAGAAACTCCTCTTCCGCACCAAAGGCGGCGGCTCCACCCAAAACCCCTACGCCATCGAGCGCCCCATCAACGAGAAGGAATTCATCCGCATGGAGGAAAAGAAGAAGATCGCCCGCGCCGCCATGGAGCTCATCGGCCATAACGATTCCATCATCATCGGCTCCGGCACCACCGTCTTCGAACTGGCCCGCATCCTCCACCCGTCCAAACACATCACCGTCATCACCCCCGCACTCAAAGTAGCCCTCGAGCTCTGCAACCGCCCGAACGTAGACGTGCTCCAGATCGGCGGCCTCATCCACCAAAGCTCGTCTGCCGCCGCCGGCTCCTTCGCCGAACGGCTGCTCGACGATATCTCCTGCGGCGTCCTCTTCGTCGGCGTAGACGGCATCGATCCCGAATTCGGCCTTTCCATCACCAACCTCGCCGAAGCCAGCCTCAACATGAAAATGATCGGTCTTGCCCAAACCGTGGTCGTAATGGCAGACAGCTCTAAATTCGACCGCCGGGGCATAGGCCGCATCTGCAGCCTCGAACAGGTGGATTTCATCATTACCGATAACCAGGTAGACAGCGCCACCGTGCAGATGTTGCAGGACCGCGGCGTGAAAGTCATCCTCGCCCCCTGA
- a CDS encoding MFS transporter, translated as MRIIEKAGIPSQLIWGYLGVMIFMMGDGIEQGWLSPYLVDHGMTVQQSATLFTVYGITIAISAWFSGVLAEGYGVRRTMALGLLLYCLGTVGFVGFGMPKLNVPVMLLTYALRGFGYPLFAYSFLVWIAYSSPQQQLGRAVGWFWFVFTGGLNVLGAYYSSWAITRFGHLNTLWTSLFWALLGAVLALLLNRSKPARQPAGGSKMEELVKGLTIVREEPKVLLGGIVRIINTTAQFAFPVFLPMYMARHGFDTTEWLTIWGTIFTANIIFNLIFGFVGDHFGWRNTIMWFGGVGCALSTLLFYYAPQIWEGSYWAVMTAGIIWGALLAGYVPLTALVPSLVKKDKGAAMAILNLGAGLPVFVGPAIVGLFIGTVGEEGVIWILAVLYVISAIIARFITLPNNAKTLHQTQPEATIQPI; from the coding sequence ATGCGTATTATAGAAAAAGCAGGCATTCCCTCCCAACTCATCTGGGGTTATCTCGGCGTGATGATCTTCATGATGGGCGATGGCATCGAACAGGGATGGCTGAGCCCTTACCTTGTAGACCACGGCATGACCGTTCAGCAATCCGCCACCCTATTCACCGTATACGGCATCACCATCGCCATTTCCGCCTGGTTTTCCGGCGTACTGGCCGAGGGTTACGGCGTCCGCCGCACCATGGCGCTCGGCCTGCTCCTTTATTGCCTCGGCACCGTGGGCTTCGTCGGCTTCGGCATGCCGAAGCTCAATGTACCGGTCATGCTCCTCACCTACGCCCTTCGCGGGTTCGGGTACCCGCTGTTCGCGTACTCCTTCCTCGTGTGGATCGCGTACAGTAGTCCACAGCAACAGCTCGGCCGCGCCGTGGGCTGGTTCTGGTTCGTATTCACCGGCGGGCTCAACGTGCTCGGGGCTTACTATTCCAGCTGGGCCATCACCCGGTTCGGGCATCTCAATACTTTATGGACTTCCCTGTTCTGGGCGCTCCTCGGCGCCGTGCTCGCCCTGCTGCTGAACCGCAGCAAACCGGCAAGGCAACCGGCCGGCGGCTCCAAAATGGAGGAACTGGTGAAAGGATTGACGATCGTCCGCGAAGAACCGAAAGTCCTGCTGGGCGGCATCGTCCGCATCATCAACACCACCGCGCAATTCGCCTTCCCCGTGTTCCTGCCCATGTACATGGCGCGGCACGGCTTCGATACAACGGAGTGGCTGACGATCTGGGGCACCATCTTCACGGCCAACATCATCTTCAACCTCATTTTCGGTTTCGTCGGCGATCATTTCGGCTGGAGAAATACCATCATGTGGTTCGGCGGCGTCGGCTGCGCCCTTAGCACACTCCTTTTTTATTACGCACCGCAGATCTGGGAAGGCAGCTACTGGGCCGTGATGACGGCCGGCATCATCTGGGGCGCGCTGCTGGCGGGGTACGTACCGCTCACCGCGCTCGTCCCTTCGCTGGTGAAGAAAGACAAAGGCGCCGCCATGGCGATCCTCAACCTGGGCGCAGGGCTCCCGGTGTTTGTGGGGCCGGCCATCGTAGGGCTGTTCATCGGCACCGTCGGCGAAGAGGGCGTCATCTGGATACTGGCGGTACTATATGTGATCAGCGCCATCATCGCGCGGTTCATCACCCTTCCCAACAACGCCAAAACCCTCCATCAAACGCAACCCGAAGCAACCATACAACCGATATAA
- a CDS encoding NAD(P)-dependent oxidoreductase gives MRILITAPYHQQGIQAIAQLFGETVYRSWKPNGRAWNEAELISMLAETKADALITEHDGVTAKVIESFPHLQFIGVCRGTPSNVAVATATAHGIPVFFTPARNAQAVAEMFISNVIMLLRNTIPGIDWLKGRNWQAGAHDSYLHFKGNELAGRTVGMVGFGAIGQLIAGMIRNYPCNIRFYDPYVTEHDPAYVKCTIEELFATSDVVSVHLPVTEETKNMIDGRLLTLMKKDAIFVNTARAAVVKREDLLAALEARAIRGAVLDVFDHEPPDETDYRIIDQPHVIATPHIAGATFEVEDHHVAIMNNALTQWFANGNRQVRELANRQILPTPVNG, from the coding sequence ATGCGCATTTTAATTACAGCTCCTTACCATCAGCAAGGCATCCAGGCGATAGCACAACTTTTCGGCGAAACCGTGTACCGGTCGTGGAAACCCAACGGCCGCGCCTGGAACGAAGCGGAACTGATCTCGATGCTGGCGGAAACCAAAGCAGACGCGCTCATCACGGAACACGACGGCGTCACCGCCAAAGTGATCGAATCTTTCCCGCACCTGCAATTCATCGGCGTTTGCCGCGGCACGCCAAGCAATGTGGCCGTAGCCACCGCAACGGCGCACGGCATCCCCGTGTTCTTCACGCCCGCGCGCAACGCGCAGGCCGTGGCCGAAATGTTCATATCCAACGTCATCATGCTGCTGCGCAATACCATCCCGGGCATCGACTGGCTGAAAGGCCGCAACTGGCAAGCCGGGGCGCATGATTCCTATCTCCATTTCAAAGGCAACGAGCTCGCCGGGAGGACCGTGGGGATGGTAGGATTCGGCGCCATCGGGCAACTGATCGCCGGCATGATCCGAAACTACCCCTGCAACATCCGGTTTTACGATCCGTACGTCACGGAGCACGACCCGGCTTACGTGAAATGCACGATCGAAGAACTCTTCGCTACCAGCGACGTTGTGTCCGTTCACCTGCCCGTTACGGAGGAAACGAAAAACATGATCGACGGCCGCCTGTTGACATTGATGAAAAAAGACGCCATTTTTGTGAATACAGCCCGTGCTGCGGTGGTGAAGCGGGAAGACCTGCTCGCCGCCCTCGAGGCCCGCGCGATCCGCGGTGCGGTGCTGGACGTGTTCGACCACGAACCGCCCGATGAAACGGATTACCGGATCATCGACCAGCCGCACGTGATCGCCACGCCGCACATCGCCGGCGCAACTTTCGAGGTGGAAGACCACCACGTCGCCATCATGAACAACGCACTAACACAATGGTTCGCCAACGGAAACCGCCAGGTACGAGAACTGGCGAACCGCCAAATACTGCCAACTCCCGTCAATGGATAA
- a CDS encoding FGGY-family carbohydrate kinase: MDKQPAYIIADIGTGNVRVAIATPGGEVLGVSREDIRYEKDPLYPDALQFDPGALWEQILRLAKQSLAAAPQAEIRAITATSQREGIVLLDADGKSLTGLPNIDHRGREWEHIITDKSRVYQLTGRYPTSLFSALKLVGIRERKPEIWSQTASFLSISDWVEYQFSGVAKYEHSQASETLLFDVERKEWSDGLCSIFGLSPSLLPELRASASVLGEVKKEVAKELNIAPSAIVVAGGGDTQLAIKSTRPAVDDMVIVSGTTTPIVKLTGGYTLDAEERTWTSRDIVPGRFVFEANAGVTGLNYQRLKEIFYPNEGYDVIEKELAENRHTFCMASLGSLLADEEVSLTRGGFIFPAPVSHLLTRGSFVWATMVDIACSIVKNYKILAEVAGHHPDYIWGCGGGLQSLTLRQLIANLTGKKVQMRRGFQQSSAVGGALICNEALGIDGRMDDTIETVNPQDEAHYAGIYAEWEKTRDYFRNMN, encoded by the coding sequence ATGGATAAACAACCCGCATACATCATAGCAGACATCGGCACCGGCAACGTGCGCGTGGCCATCGCAACGCCCGGCGGCGAAGTGCTCGGCGTTTCCCGCGAAGACATCCGGTACGAAAAAGACCCGCTGTACCCAGACGCCCTGCAGTTCGACCCGGGCGCGCTCTGGGAACAGATCCTCCGCCTGGCGAAGCAATCGCTCGCAGCGGCGCCCCAGGCCGAGATCCGCGCCATCACGGCCACCAGCCAGCGCGAAGGCATCGTTTTGCTCGACGCGGACGGTAAATCGCTCACGGGCCTTCCCAACATCGACCACCGTGGCCGCGAATGGGAACACATCATTACCGATAAAAGCCGCGTCTACCAACTGACCGGCCGCTATCCCACATCGCTGTTTTCCGCGCTCAAACTGGTGGGCATCCGCGAAAGGAAACCCGAAATCTGGTCGCAAACGGCATCGTTCCTCAGTATTTCCGACTGGGTGGAATACCAGTTCTCCGGCGTCGCCAAATACGAACATTCCCAGGCTTCGGAAACGCTGCTATTCGACGTAGAGCGGAAGGAATGGAGTGATGGGCTTTGCAGCATTTTCGGATTAAGCCCTTCCCTCCTGCCGGAATTACGGGCATCTGCGAGCGTTTTGGGCGAAGTAAAAAAGGAAGTGGCGAAGGAATTGAACATCGCGCCTTCGGCGATCGTGGTTGCCGGCGGCGGAGACACCCAGCTGGCCATCAAGAGCACGCGGCCGGCGGTAGACGATATGGTCATCGTATCGGGCACCACCACCCCCATCGTGAAGCTCACGGGCGGCTATACACTCGATGCCGAAGAACGCACCTGGACGAGCAGAGACATCGTGCCGGGGCGCTTCGTCTTCGAAGCCAACGCCGGTGTAACGGGACTGAACTATCAGCGACTGAAAGAAATCTTCTATCCCAACGAAGGCTACGACGTCATCGAAAAGGAACTCGCCGAAAACCGGCACACCTTCTGCATGGCGAGCCTCGGTTCGCTGCTGGCAGACGAGGAAGTGTCGCTCACCCGCGGCGGCTTCATCTTCCCCGCGCCCGTTTCGCACCTGCTCACCCGCGGCAGCTTCGTTTGGGCCACGATGGTAGACATCGCCTGTTCCATCGTGAAAAACTACAAAATACTCGCCGAAGTGGCCGGCCATCATCCCGATTACATCTGGGGTTGCGGAGGCGGCCTGCAAAGCCTCACCCTCCGCCAGCTCATCGCCAACCTCACCGGTAAAAAAGTGCAGATGCGCAGGGGCTTCCAGCAATCGTCTGCCGTGGGCGGCGCGCTCATCTGCAATGAAGCGCTGGGGATCGACGGGCGGATGGACGACACCATCGAAACGGTGAACCCGCAAGACGAGGCGCATTACGCCGGCATCTATGCGGAATGGGAAAAAACGCGGGATTATTTCAGGAACATGAACTGA
- a CDS encoding FGGY-family carbohydrate kinase, protein MEHTFIGLDVGTQGARAILADAHGRVLASFSEPFALSAASREEQSPEQWWEACERLLSQILQQPEAASLRAIGVTSTSGTVIPVDEAGTPLHPAIMYSDGRQAETGQRCKALAQKYHPQGYTAFNTTSGLPKMVWFAEQFPEKARRIHKFIHAADFITGKLTGNFNVTDFTNVLKSGYDVANERWPEYIWGHLPIRREWLQEVIPSGTPVGSVTAHIARMPANVLVTAGMTDGCASQIASGAVTPGAWNTTIGTTLVVKGVTEKPVPDPLGRLYNHRHPQGFWMPGGASNTGADWISKHFPGNLDALNEAAAAMVPTGKLYWPLEQPGERFPFVAPQAKAFETPGLEGAEKFAAGMEGVAYIEKMAYELIEQLSGETVKAVYTAGGASNSHVWLRIRACVLGVPVHKMQEVSGAAGAAILAASQTHYGSISEAAAAMTHIDKTMLPEPGLQGAYAEGYRSFREKLKEKGYA, encoded by the coding sequence ATGGAACATACTTTTATCGGACTGGACGTGGGCACCCAGGGCGCCAGGGCCATCCTCGCCGATGCGCATGGCCGGGTGCTGGCGTCTTTCAGCGAGCCCTTCGCACTGAGCGCCGCATCGCGGGAAGAACAATCCCCCGAACAATGGTGGGAAGCCTGCGAACGGCTGCTCTCACAAATCCTCCAACAGCCGGAAGCTGCATCGTTGCGCGCTATCGGCGTCACGAGCACTTCCGGCACCGTGATCCCCGTAGACGAAGCCGGCACCCCGCTCCACCCGGCCATTATGTACAGCGACGGGCGGCAGGCCGAAACCGGCCAACGCTGCAAAGCCCTCGCCCAAAAATACCACCCGCAGGGATACACGGCGTTCAATACCACCAGCGGATTGCCGAAAATGGTCTGGTTCGCGGAACAATTCCCCGAAAAGGCGCGCCGGATCCACAAATTCATCCATGCCGCCGATTTCATCACCGGCAAACTCACCGGCAATTTCAACGTCACCGATTTTACCAATGTGTTAAAATCCGGTTACGACGTAGCAAACGAACGCTGGCCGGAATATATTTGGGGCCATTTGCCCATCCGCCGGGAATGGCTGCAGGAGGTGATCCCCTCCGGAACGCCCGTCGGCAGCGTAACCGCCCACATCGCCCGTATGCCCGCAAACGTGCTGGTAACGGCGGGCATGACAGACGGATGCGCTTCGCAGATCGCTTCGGGCGCGGTAACGCCCGGCGCCTGGAACACCACGATCGGCACCACCCTCGTCGTGAAAGGCGTGACGGAAAAACCGGTACCCGACCCGCTCGGCCGTTTGTACAACCACCGCCATCCGCAAGGTTTCTGGATGCCGGGAGGTGCCAGCAACACGGGGGCCGACTGGATATCAAAACACTTCCCCGGCAACCTGGACGCGCTCAACGAAGCCGCCGCCGCCATGGTGCCCACCGGCAAATTGTACTGGCCGCTGGAACAACCGGGCGAACGCTTCCCTTTCGTAGCGCCGCAGGCGAAAGCTTTCGAAACGCCGGGGCTGGAAGGTGCGGAGAAATTCGCGGCCGGGATGGAAGGCGTCGCCTACATCGAAAAAATGGCGTATGAACTGATCGAACAGCTGTCCGGCGAAACGGTGAAAGCCGTGTACACCGCCGGTGGCGCCAGCAACAGCCATGTGTGGCTGCGCATCAGGGCTTGCGTGCTGGGCGTGCCCGTGCATAAAATGCAGGAAGTGAGCGGGGCCGCGGGAGCCGCCATCCTCGCTGCTTCGCAGACGCATTACGGCAGCATCAGCGAAGCAGCGGCAGCCATGACACACATCGACAAAACCATGTTGCCCGAACCCGGCCTGCAAGGCGCCTACGCCGAAGGGTACCGGTCGTTCAGGGAAAAACTGAAAGAAAAAGGATATGCTTAA
- a CDS encoding histidine phosphatase family protein: MLNVYLLRHGQTAWNADNNRYCGRTDIPLTAKGIQQAEAVREQLKGIEFDGVYSSPLERAFMTANIASGAYVKKDERLIEADFGGWEHKTKEEFIAEAPEHWHRWMEDPYAHRAGGSGESGREIVERVDAFFTDVHRKHPAGNILVAAHNGVNRLFLAYKLGMPLRNYRMLVQENASVTMFTLDAGGGFTLQHLNAKF, translated from the coding sequence ATGCTTAACGTTTATTTGCTCCGGCACGGACAAACGGCCTGGAACGCAGACAACAACCGGTATTGCGGCCGGACAGACATTCCGCTCACCGCCAAAGGCATCCAGCAGGCGGAAGCCGTTCGGGAACAGCTGAAAGGCATCGAATTCGACGGCGTGTATTCCTCGCCGTTAGAGCGCGCGTTCATGACGGCGAATATCGCTTCGGGGGCTTATGTCAAAAAAGACGAACGGTTGATAGAGGCGGATTTCGGGGGATGGGAACACAAAACCAAAGAGGAATTCATTGCCGAAGCGCCGGAACACTGGCACCGCTGGATGGAAGACCCCTACGCCCACCGTGCCGGCGGATCGGGCGAAAGCGGCCGGGAGATCGTGGAGCGGGTAGACGCCTTCTTCACCGACGTCCACCGCAAACACCCCGCAGGCAATATCCTCGTGGCCGCCCACAACGGCGTCAACCGCCTGTTCCTCGCATATAAACTGGGCATGCCCCTGCGCAATTACCGCATGCTCGTCCAGGAAAACGCTTCCGTCACCATGTTCACCCTCGACGCCGGTGGCGGTTTCACTTTACAACACCTAAATGCCAAATTCTGA
- a CDS encoding glycerophosphodiester phosphodiesterase family protein produces MKRILIGSALLCCTITGFAQSGLHVLKIRNAKDLRSFFRFTGNDIPFISGHRGGVNKGFPENSIEAFENTLRHTPATFEIDPRLTKDSAIVLMHDATLNRTTNGTGKVGDYTLAELKKMRLKDVDGNLTDFQIPTLEEAIKWARGKTVLILDKKDVPFEMTADIIRRNKAEGHVMVTVHTAKEAKWYHSRNPKIVFEAFVKTQKALEEYEQENIPWTHIMAYVGPDNKPELKPLYENLNKRGVMCMISTAPTYDKLPDAAERTKAYQAIIKDGASLIEADRSLEAGEAILPLIPAKSPKKKFFSITK; encoded by the coding sequence ATGAAACGAATCCTCATCGGCAGCGCATTGCTTTGCTGCACCATCACCGGCTTCGCCCAATCGGGCCTGCATGTGCTGAAAATCAGGAATGCAAAAGACCTCCGTTCCTTCTTCCGGTTCACCGGTAACGATATCCCCTTCATCTCCGGCCACCGTGGCGGCGTCAACAAAGGCTTCCCGGAAAACAGCATCGAGGCGTTCGAAAACACCCTCCGCCATACGCCCGCCACGTTCGAGATCGATCCGAGGCTCACCAAAGACAGCGCCATCGTGCTCATGCACGACGCCACCCTCAACCGCACCACCAACGGTACCGGCAAAGTGGGCGACTACACACTCGCAGAGCTGAAAAAAATGCGCCTGAAAGATGTAGACGGCAACCTGACCGATTTCCAGATCCCCACGCTGGAAGAAGCCATCAAATGGGCGCGCGGCAAAACCGTCCTCATCCTCGATAAAAAAGACGTGCCGTTCGAAATGACGGCCGACATTATTCGTAGAAACAAAGCCGAAGGCCACGTCATGGTGACCGTCCACACCGCGAAAGAAGCGAAATGGTACCACAGCCGCAACCCGAAAATCGTGTTCGAAGCCTTTGTGAAAACGCAAAAGGCGCTGGAAGAATACGAACAGGAAAACATCCCCTGGACGCACATCATGGCCTATGTTGGCCCGGATAACAAGCCGGAGCTCAAGCCGCTCTACGAAAATCTCAACAAACGCGGGGTCATGTGCATGATTTCCACGGCGCCTACGTACGACAAACTCCCCGATGCCGCGGAGCGCACAAAAGCGTACCAGGCCATCATCAAAGACGGCGCCAGCCTCATCGAGGCAGACCGCTCGCTGGAAGCCGGTGAAGCCATCCTGCCCCTCATTCCGGCCAAAAGCCCGAAAAAGAAATTCTTCTCCATTACGAAATAG
- a CDS encoding DUF1304 domain-containing protein: protein MSIVILVLIALIAIEHLYILWLEMFAWTTRAPKVFRQIPKEMFEPTKALAANQGLYNGFLAAGLIWCLCIGDPAWQQHVAVFFLVCVAVAGIYGAVTATRRIFFVQALPALVTLLLIWLL from the coding sequence ATGTCAATCGTTATCCTCGTTCTCATTGCGCTCATCGCCATCGAGCACCTGTACATCCTCTGGCTGGAAATGTTCGCGTGGACTACGCGGGCGCCGAAAGTGTTCCGGCAGATACCCAAAGAAATGTTCGAGCCTACGAAAGCGCTGGCCGCCAACCAGGGCTTGTACAATGGATTCCTGGCGGCGGGGCTCATCTGGTGCCTCTGCATAGGAGACCCGGCCTGGCAGCAGCATGTGGCGGTATTTTTCCTGGTTTGCGTGGCGGTGGCGGGAATATATGGGGCGGTAACGGCAACCCGGCGCATCTTTTTCGTGCAGGCGCTTCCTGCGCTGGTTACCTTACTGCTGATCTGGCTGCTGTAA